One genomic segment of Helianthus annuus cultivar XRQ/B chromosome 14, HanXRQr2.0-SUNRISE, whole genome shotgun sequence includes these proteins:
- the LOC110909207 gene encoding protein PIN-LIKES 3 — protein sequence MGFLDLFSAASMPVLKVLIVTAIGSFLALDSINILGQSSRKHVNELVFFVFNPALVGSNLAKTITYESLISLWFMPVNILLTFIIGSVLGWLLILIAKPPKHLKGLVLGTCSAGNLGNMLLIIVPAVCKEKGTPFGDSDVCSEYGMAYASLSMAIGAVFLWSYVYNLVRVFSEDSGNNKTETVKEDLTIPLLPSSEAESSTTTEGKMKVMLKAMKRHWRKFSKRVNLSAIFAPSTSGAIVGFLIGTIAPIRRLLIGDTAPLRAIQDSASLIGEAAVPVVTLIVGGNLVRGLKGSGVSIPLVLGIASVRYIFLPLCGMLIVKGALYFGLVHGDPLYMFVLLLQFALPPAMNIGTITQIFGAGESDCSVIMLWTYGLASISLTLWSTFFMWLVA from the exons ATGGGGTTTCTTGATCTGTTTTCTGCTGCTTCTATGCCTGTTCTTAAAGTGCTTATTGTCACTGCAATTGGCTCATTTCTTGCTCTTGACTCCATTAACATTCTAGGACAAAGCTCAAGAAAACATGTCAATGAA CTCGTGTTCTTCGTATTCAATCCAGCACTTGTTGGAAGCAATCTAGCTAAAACAATCACCTATGAAAGCCTAATATCACT GTGGTTTATGCCGGTTAATATTCTCCTAACATTTATAATCGGATCAGTTCTCGGATGGCTGCTCATACTCATTGCTAAGCCGCCTAAACATCTAAAGGGACTCGTACTTGGTACCTGTTCAGCCG GGAACCTCGGAAACATGCTTTTGATTATCGTACCAGCTGTATGCAAAGAAAAAGGCACTCCCTTTGGAGACTCCGATGTTTGCTCTGAGTATGGCATGGCATATGCTTCATTATCCATGGCT ATTGGAGCGGTGTTTTTGTGGTCGTATGTTTACAATCTAGTACGTGTTTTCTCCGAAGATTCTGGTAACAACAAGACCGAGACCGTAAAAGAAGATCTAACCATACCTTTGCTTCCTTCGAGTGAGGCTGAGTCTTCCACTACAACCGAGGGAAAGATGAAG GTGATGTTGAAAGCTATGAAGCGACACTGGCGGAAATTTTCAAAACGGGTTAACTTGTCGGCAATATTCGCCCCATCTACCAGCGGAGCG ATTGTGGGGTTCCTTATCGGAACAATAGCGCCAATTCGCCGTTTACTGATCGGCGACACAGCTCCGCTGCGAGCGATTCAAGATTCTGCATCTTTAATAGG GGAAGCAGCGGTTCCGGTTGTAACTTTGATTGTAGGTGGCAACCTTGTTAGAG GTCTGAAAGGGTCTGGTGTCTCGATACCACTTGTGTTGGGGATCGCATCGGTTCGCTATATTTTCTTGCCACTTTGCGGCATGCTAATAGTTAAAGGAGCTCTATATTTCGGACTAGTACATGGAGACCCTCTCTACATGTTTGTTCTTCTGCTTCAATTTGCTCTTCCACCCGCCATGAATATCG GTACAATAACACAAATATTTGGTGCGGGTGAGAGTGATTGTTCGGTAATCATGCTTTGGACTTATGGTTTGGCGTCAATTTCACTAACCCTTTGGTCAACCTTTTTCATGTGGCTCGTTGCTTGA